GATCGTGCAACGCATTATTCAACGCCACGGCGGGCGGATTTGGGCCGAAGCAGCGATCGATCAAGGTGCGACGTTTTATTTCACCCTTCAAGGGGAAATTAACCCATGAGTGACCAACCCATAGATCAGCCCACCGATCCATATTTTGAGCAAGCACTTTCCATTGTCTTAGTTGAAGATAATGCCACCGATGCTGAGTTAACTATCCGAGCATTACGTCGCAGTAGAATTGGCAACAATATTAAACTGCTCGAAGATGGAGCCGAAGCCCTAGATTTTTTCTTTTGTCGGGGAGAGTACGCCCACCGTAGCATGACGAATCAACCCAAAGTCATTTTGCTGGATTTGAAACTGCCAAGGATAAGTGGGTTAGAAGTTTTACGGCAACTCAAATCCGATCCACGCACACAAATGATTCCGGTTGTGGTGCTGACCTCTTCTGCTGAAGACCAGGATATGATCGAGAGTTACCAGCTTGGGGTGAATAGCTACATCGTCAAACCTGTGGATTTTGAACAATTTAACCAAGCAGTCCAACAGCTTGGTTTTTATTGGATCTTGTTTAACCAATTGCCAGTTTTTTAAAAGGATTTGTCATTAGTCATTTGTCCTTAGTCCTTAGTTATTAGTTATTTCTTATTCTCCCATTCCCAATTCCCAATTCCCCATTCCCTATTCCCCATTCAAATAACATCCTTCAGCGCTGCCACCAATTTTTCAATATGTGCTACTTTATGAGTCGCCATCACAGATATTCTGATTCGACTTGTGGGCACTGTAGGAGGACGAATTGCTGGGGCAAAAATGCCAGCATCTCTTAGCTGTTTTCCAGCTTTGAGGGCATCTGTAGCATTAGGCAATTGAAAGCATAATATGGGTGATTCAGAAGGCAGCAATTTTAAGTTAGGCAACTGTTGTAGCAAAGTTTTCAAGTAATGTATATTCCTCCACAATTGGGCAAGATGTTGCGGTTCTTGTTGCACTATCTTGATTGCTGCTAAGGCTGCTGCTGTATCAGCAGGTGAAAGCCCAGTGGTATAAATCCAACTGGGTGCGCGGTTCCGCAAAAAGTCAATTAAGGCGCTACTTCCTGCCACATAACCGCCTAAACTACCCAAAGCTTTACTCAAAGTCCCAATTTGAATTAATTGCTTTCCTGTACACCCGAAATATT
The Nostoc punctiforme PCC 73102 genome window above contains:
- a CDS encoding response regulator, producing MSDQPIDQPTDPYFEQALSIVLVEDNATDAELTIRALRRSRIGNNIKLLEDGAEALDFFFCRGEYAHRSMTNQPKVILLDLKLPRISGLEVLRQLKSDPRTQMIPVVVLTSSAEDQDMIESYQLGVNSYIVKPVDFEQFNQAVQQLGFYWILFNQLPVF